In Girardinichthys multiradiatus isolate DD_20200921_A chromosome 18, DD_fGirMul_XY1, whole genome shotgun sequence, a single window of DNA contains:
- the fbxo36a gene encoding F-box only protein 36a — MASLIGKQLFETSGQGPPPSKDFFQLLITRNEVIWTTWTISLRRECRGAPPKQLKTAHHDFLQDKTLQYDVGTVFGQRILEYTLTLCQGNYDYLERLPDDILLRIISFLELKNTIMLAQVSHRFRMLCNSEKFWEQFVRNHCADFTCDMEGIANAMGWRMTYFTFFHKSGTKE, encoded by the exons ATGGCGTCCTTGATAGGGAAACAACTGTTTGAAACTAGTGGTCAGGGCCCGCCGCCTTCTAAAGATTTTTTCCAACTTTTGATTACCAGAAATGAG GTCATATGGACAACATGGACGATTTCTTTGCGACGTGAATGTAGAGgtgctcctccaaaacagctGAAGACAGCTCATCATGATTTTCTACAGGACAAAACACTTCAGT ATGACGTTGGCACTGTTTTTGGACAGAGGATCCTAGAATACACCCTGACACTGTGCCAGGGGAATTATGACTATCTGGAACGCTTACCCGATGACATACTGCTCAGAATCATCTCCTTCCTAGAGCTCAAGAACACAATAATGTTGGCCCAGGTTTCCCATAGATTCAGAATG CTCTGCAACTCTGAGAAGTTTTGGGAGCAGTTTGTGAGGAACCACTGTGCTGATTTCACCTGTGACATGGAGGGCATAGCCAATGCCATGGGATGGAGGATGAcctattttacattcttccacAAAAGTGGCACCAAAGAGtag